The DNA sequence TCAATCTCCGCATGAACCCAGCATGATTAATATCACCTTCTAGTCTATGTATGAGccctaatttgaattttccgCAAACTTCTATTACTATTAGATTTgtttaacaaataaaacactAATTAAATTTACCACAAAGATATTTTTCAAACTTGAAACTTAACATCAAagaaataaatttgaattacCTCGGTTCAAGACAACAGTGACAGACTTTGAAAACAAAAACATACACAGATAAGTATTTATCCCCTTTGTTTTGTCCACTTGTAGGTCTCTACCTTAGTCTCGAAGCATCTACATTTTTCACCGTGAACCTTTCCATGTAAGCAATAAATCACTTATTATTTGActaaaataagtaaaaataaaagCTACACTCTACTATAAAAAGGCTATACTTATCTGCTTATTTTGACACCTGTTTCTTGATTATTCCTTGCATAGAATTTCCATCAATGGCTgcttcttcttcctctgcttcTAACCCTAAAAATGGCTTAGCTTTTGAAAGCTTCTTCGAAGGATGGCTCGTTCGTCAAGAACACTATCTCGACGAACTCCAATCCGTCCTGGGAAAACACGAAGACTCGAAAGACGATGAGTACTTGAAAGAATTGAGTGCTAGGGTTTTCAATCATTATCAAGAATACTATGATGAGAAATCAAGAATGTCGAATCATAATGTTTTTCTCCTGTTTAATCCCCCTTGGTTCACTCCTTTTGAGCGGAGCTTCTTCTGGATAGCCGGGTTCAAGCCTGACCTAGCTTTCAAGgtggcggcggcggcggcggcggatTTGACGGCGGAGCAGAAAGAAATGATTGAGAAGCTCAAAATCGAGGTTAAGGTTGCTGTGAAGGAGCTGAATGATGAGCTGGCTAGGGTTCAAGAAAGCGTGGCGGCGCATGAGCTGATGACGGTGGGCGGGAAGGCTCCGAGCGGCGACGAGATGGGAGAGATCAACTCGGTGCTCGACGAGCTGCAGGCGGAGTTGGTGACGGTGATTTCGAATGCGGACGTGCTTCGGACTCGGACCGCGGAGCGGGTCGCGGCCGTTCTGAACCCGGTTCAGAGCGTCAAGTTTTTGGCGGCGGTGACGGAGATGCAGGTCCGAGTTAGGACCATAGGGTTAGAAAAAGAGGCAAGAAAAAGGTAAGAAATTTATGTTCCATTTCAAATGGTCTCAACCTTAAacttaaacaaaaaaagaaaaagtgacAATACActgaaatatatgaaatattatattttgtcaATGAAAATCTTTTAGTTGTCGAAGAGAAGTGCCATGTCATTCGGACCAATCATTTCAAGACAAGTTGGATTCTGTTGCTTTCAAGTTTGTGGATTCAGTACACGTGGATCTACGTgtcatttttgattttgttgAATTCGAATCATATTTCATATGTATAAGCCAGTGTTAAGCTGGCTATGTTGGCTTTATTTCTaatagtaatataatattattcatcTTCGGTTTATGCATTGTGTGATTTTACGATGTTTTTGTTAATGGACTGGGCTAGGCAGTATGCTTGTATCATGTTGATAAGGCCTCCAAAGAGTATGATTTGTTATTGGGCTGGGAAGAAGAAAATTTGTGGGCTTTATCAGAATCAAACATGGTACTGTAGAACAGATAAATGTCTTAaagtcaatatacttatataaaggagaagcgaggggcgtgtaggtggcgcctctcacatcgcttcgttctatttttctaattttttgtaatttttggatgaaaaatatcaaaaattagaaccaccttttttagttttgggaatattagaagcaagtttcagaatctcattttgtttcagattatttatggaatatagtagcttgaaagttttaatctgattttgtttcagattatttaattatgggaaagacagattatttatggaatatagtagcttgaaaattttaatctgattttgttcagattatttaattatgggaaagagtagcaaacaagtctctctgtacctataaatacccgtatagattgtagggttttgattcatctaaacacaacctcctcgcTCAATACCACAAGCCTacctgatagttctcttactcgatttttaaaggagaagcgaggggcgtgtggGTGgcacctctcacatcgctccgttctattttttctaattttctgaaatttttggatgaaaaatatcaaaacttaaaaatacctttctctttctcgatttctaactcggaagTGAAGGCTgtaaggttgttgcaagcaaatgtcgTTATaaaccgttatattggagttgacaaatccaaacatgggaaaaaaatatagtcttaacatgatattgatggtcgatatcaataaattaattattagagatgtatgtttgttgggtattcttatataatatttgttttgttcatcgaacatgtttgttgttgttgatttttatattatttactttgtatacatgaaaaaattattcatgcattatctgtttgctccgttcaagcaacttttaagagagtaattatatttaagttagatgtttttgtgcacaatcaatccaaaaaaaattggaggaaggtgacaatgtaagaacatgatcactttaaaaaaaaccaaataaaattaagattcgtcatgctttaaattgttaattacgtgtataaatttattttcattttttcaccatgaattatattccaattttgcaattttattatatattagtattggtattacatcaagatttttataatataaatttattttatcctacaaatattaactttgaaacattaatatactttttatagacaggcataaaattattttattctacaaatattaatattgaatcattaatataatttttataggccgccgcaacgcgcggtttctcaactagttttacataaaagaaaaaaaagcgCAGTTTGTGATAAGGAGCAATGTGGGAACCACAGTGCACGCATATATAAGCGGAGACGCATAAAAGGAGAAGGCAGTGGCGGTTTGCGGGAGGAAAAAGAAAAACGCGGAGTAGTCAACGAAATCGGCGAGCACATGAATTCACATACTACTACTAAGTTTTGCAGTGTAACTGCACGATAAGCTTCACGTGGTCACAGCGCCACCCACGGCCTGTATTGCATTGCAACTGTTGTTAGACAGCAGCAGCCAGCGAGAGCTGGAGCATGTTTTAGTGAGCTT is a window from the Daucus carota subsp. sativus chromosome 8, DH1 v3.0, whole genome shotgun sequence genome containing:
- the LOC108198901 gene encoding protein ZW2, which translates into the protein MAASSSSASNPKNGLAFESFFEGWLVRQEHYLDELQSVLGKHEDSKDDEYLKELSARVFNHYQEYYDEKSRMSNHNVFLLFNPPWFTPFERSFFWIAGFKPDLAFKVAAAAAADLTAEQKEMIEKLKIEVKVAVKELNDELARVQESVAAHELMTVGGKAPSGDEMGEINSVLDELQAELVTVISNADVLRTRTAERVAAVLNPVQSVKFLAAVTEMQVRVRTIGLEKEARKR